In Miscanthus floridulus cultivar M001 chromosome 5, ASM1932011v1, whole genome shotgun sequence, one genomic interval encodes:
- the LOC136449449 gene encoding PRA1 family protein F3-like, whose protein sequence is MSKYGTIPTSSSAGGGAPLGGASPLDFISRAKARGASALATRRPWRELADVHAVGLPPSLGDAYLRVRANLAHFAMNYAIVVLVVVFLSLLWHPVSLIVFLVCMLAWLVLYFLRDEPLVLFGRVVADGYVLGVLAVVTLVLLLLTDATANILSSLSVGLVLVLLHAALHKAEDNAADEVDRWYAPVSQQPSH, encoded by the coding sequence ATGTCCAAGTACGGcaccatccccacctcctcctccgcgGGCGGCGGGGCGCCCCTCGGCGGCGCCTCCCCGCTCGACTTCATCTCCCGCGCCAAGGCCCGGGGCGCctcggcgctggcgacgcgccgGCCCTGGCGCGAGCTCGCGGACGTCCACGCCGTCGGCCTGCCCCCGAGCCTCGGCGACGCGTACCTCCGCGTGCGCGCCAACCTCGCGCACTTCGCCATgaactacgccatcgtcgtcctcgtcgtcgtcttcctctccctcctctggcaCCCCGTCTCCCTCATCGTCTTCCTCGTCTGCATGCTCGCCTGGCTCGTCCTCTACTTCCTCCGCGACGAGcccctcgtcctcttcggccGCGTCGTCGCCGACGGCTACGTCCTCGGCGTTCTCGCCGTCGTCACGCTCGTCCTGCTCCTCCTCACCGACGCCACCGCCAACATCCTCTCCTCGCTGAGCGtcggcctcgtcctcgtcctcctgcaCGCAGCgctgcacaaggcggaggacaACGCCGCCGACGAGGTCGACCGCTGGTACGCGCCGGTGTCACAGCAGCCGTCGCACTAG